In Quercus robur chromosome 11, dhQueRobu3.1, whole genome shotgun sequence, the following proteins share a genomic window:
- the LOC126706355 gene encoding NAC domain-containing protein 6, translated as MAAMSGMDEMRPELDLPGFRFHPTEEELLDFYLKNMVYGKRMHYDIIGFLNIYHHDPWDLPRLAKIGEREWYFFVPRDRKHGSGGRPNRTTENGFWKATGSDRKIVSLSDPKRIIGLRKTLVFYKGRAPRGSKTDWVMNEYRLPDSCPLPKDIVLCKIYRKATSLKVLEQRAAMEEEMKFHASPSPPPASSLETISFCTPQEDQLMAITPVQNVVFKKEVEDVLAKEEKKDDRPLENKVSPTSLQFPLGKEKLPELQVPKLAMDWNQDPFWTQLNSPWLQNLTPYANILNF; from the exons ATGGCAGCAATGAGTGGCATGGATGAAATGAGACCGGAACTTGATCTTCCGGGATTTCGTTTCCACCCAACTGAGGAAGAGCTTCTTGATTTCTACCTCAAAAACATGGTATATGGAAAGAGAATGCATTATGATATAATTGGCTTTCTCAACATATATCATCATGATCCTTGGGACTTGCCAA GATTGGCAAAGATTGGTGAAAGAGAATGGTACTTTTTTGTGCCAAGAGACAGGAAGCATGGTAGTGGTGGAAGGCCTAACAGGACCACTGAAAATGGGTTTTGGAAAGCCACAGGTTCTGATAGGAAAATTGTTAGCTTATCTGACCCAAAGAGGATTATAGGCTTAAGAAAGACCCTTGTTTTCTACAAGGGAAGAGCACCAAGAGGAAGCAAGACTGATTGGGTAATGAACGAGTATCGTCTGCCTGATTCATGCCCTTTACCTAAG GACATCGTACTGTGCAAGATATATAGGAAGGCAACTTCCTTGAAAGTCCTAGAGCAAAGGGCAGCAATGGAAGAAGAGATGAAGTTTCATGCTTCTCCTTCACCACCACCAGCATCATCACTTGAGACCATCTCATTTTGCACTCCACAGGAGGATCAATTAATGGCAATAACACCTGTACAGAATGTTGtattcaagaaagaagtagaAGATGTGCTagcaaaagaagagaaaaaggatGATAGACCATTGGAAAACAAAGTATCTCCCACATCACTGCAATTCCCATTAGGGAAGGAAAAGTTGCCAGAGCTTCAAGTTCCAAAACTGGCCATGGACTGGAACCAAGACCCGTTTTGGACTCAATTAAACAGTCCTTGGCTTCAAAATTTGACCCCTTATGCCAACATTCTGAATTTCTAA